From the Tenacibaculum dicentrarchi genome, the window AAAATCACGAGTTTACCAAGCGGTGGAACCTTATTTTTAGCCGATGGAATAACGCCTGTAACCTTAAATCAAGTGTTAACATTAGCCCAAGCAGATGGCTTAAAATTTGATCCTGATGGAAGTACAAATGATGATGCTACTTTTAATATTGCAGCAATAGATAATGATAGCGGCGAAGATGCAACACCAGCAACCATCACAATTCCACTAGGAAATGTCTTACCAACAACCGATGATATTACATCAGCAAGTATTTCAAGTGATGCGGGAGCAACAGATATTGTAAATCCAACAGGAAACGATACCGATGGAACGGTTGAAAATTATAAAATCACGAGTTTACCAAGCGGTGGAACCTTATTTTTAGCCGATGGAATAACGCCTGTAACCTTAAATCAAGTGTTAACATTAGCCCAAGCAGATGGCTTAAAATTTGATCCTGATGGAAGTACAAATGATGATGCTACTTTTAATATCGCAGCAATAGATAATGATAGCGGCGAAGATGCAACACCAGCAACCATCACAATACCACTAGGAAATGTCTTGCCAACAACCGATGATATTACATCAGCAAGTATTTCAAGTGATGCGGGAGCAACAGATATTGTAAATCCAACAGGAAACGATACCGATGGAACGGTTGAAAATTATAAAATCACGAGTTTACCAAGCGGTGGAACCTTATTTTTAGCCGATGGAATAACGCCTGTAACCTTAAACCAAGTGTTAACATTAGCCCAAGCAGATGGCTTAAAATTTGATCCTGATGGAAGTACAAATGATGATGCTACTTTTAATATCGCAGCAATAGATAATGATAGCGGCGAAGATGCAACACCAGCAACCATCACAATACCACTAGGAAATGTCTTGCCAACAACCGATGATATTACATCAGCAAGTATTTCAAGTGATGCGGGAGCAACAGATATTGTAAATCCAACAGGAAACGATACCGATGGAACGGTTGAAAATTATAAAATCACGAGTTTACCAAGCGGTGGAACCTTATTTTTAGCCGATGGAATAACGCCTGTAACCTTAAATCAAGTGTTAACATTAGCCCAAGCAGATGGCTTAAAATTTGATCCTGATGGAAGTACAAATGATGATGCTACTTTTAATATCGCAGCAATAGATAATGATAGCGGCGAAGATGCAACACCAGCAACCATCACAATTCCACTAGGAAATGTCTTACCAACAACCGATGATATTACATCAGCAAGTATTTCAAGTGATGCGGGAGCAACAGATATTGTAAATCCAACAGGAAACGATACCGATGGAACGGTTGAAAATTATAAAATCACGAGTTTACCAAGCGGTGGAACCTTATTTTTAGCCGATGGAATAACGCCTGTAACCTTAAATCAAGTGTTAACATTAGCCCAAGCAGATGGCTTAAAATTTGATCCTGATGGAAGTACAAATGATGATGCTACTTTTAATATCGCAGCAATAGATAATGATAGCGGCGAAGATGCAACACCAGCAACCATCACAATTCCACTAGGAAATGATGAAAACCCAACAGCTAAATCTGACGAAGTATCAACGTTAAAAGATACAGCTGTAACAACAGGAAATGTACTAGAAAATGATAGTGTTTTAGACAATGCAACAATCACGAGTTTTGATACGACAAGTACGAAAGGTGGAACGGTTATAAATAATGGCGATGGAACATTTACATATACACCAGCATTAGGATTTGTAGGAAAAGATACCTTTACATATACTTTATGTGATGATGACATCCCAATATCATTTTGTTCAACAGCAACGGTAACGGTGAATGTAGAGTCAGTAATTGAACCTATTGTTGACGATTATACAACAACACCAGTATTAGCAGGAGAAAATACTCCATCTATAATCGATAACGATACATTTAATGGAAATCCAATAGTTGTAGGAACAGGAAAAGATGAAGTTACTTTAACCCCCAATCCAAACCAAAATAATGAACCAGGATTTACGTTCAATACTGATGGAACTATTATGGTTTCAGAGAGTGTAACAGAAGGATTGTATGAATTAGAGTATCAGATTTGCGAAAATGGAGCAAATCCAACAAATTGTGCTACAGCAAAAGTTAAGATTTTAGTTAAGAAAAAATCACTTCCTTGTGGAACGCCATACAACATCATGACACCAGATAACGATGGTGAAAATGATAGCTTCTTTATTTCTTGTATTGATAAGCCCGAATACGCAAATAATACTGTAGAGATATTCAATAGATGGGGAAATACAGTTTATAAAGCTTCAGGGTATAATAATGAAAGTGTTTCATTTAAAGGAATTTCAAACGGAAGAACAACACTAGTTGTTGATGAAAAATTACCACCAGGAACTTATTATTATGTTATTGATTTAGGAGATGGTTCAAAACCAAAAGTAGGTTGGTTATACATTAATAGATAAAAAAAACAATATGAAAATTAGATATTCAATACTATTAATTCTATGTATAATCAGCGGAATTAATGCACAACAAGATCCACAATATACACAGTATATGTACAATACAATGACCGTAAACCCTGCTTATGCAGGGTCAAACGGACATAGTATCATTAATTTATTAGGAAGAACTCAATGGGTTGGTGTTGATGGAGCACCTGATAGTCAGACATTAAGTTATGACACTCCATTAGGTTATAGTGGAGTAGGTTTAGGAATCAACTTAACAAATGATCGAATAGGTCCATCAAACGAACTTTATTTAGATATCAACGGGTCTTATACAATTCGTACAAGCGAAGAAGGGAATTTATCTTTAGGATTAAAACTCGGAGGTCGTAATTTGAATATTGATTGGAATAAAGGACGTATTAAAAATACAGGAGATAAAAAAGTACAAACGAATATTAATAAGTTTTTACCAACCATTGGAGCAGGACTATATTACTATACAAATAATTGGTATTTAGGAGCAGCAATTCCAAATTTTATAAACACCGATCATTATGATGACACTGTTAATGGTGGAGATATAGCAAAAGAACGCAAGCATTTATTTTTTATCGCAGGATATGTTTTTGATTTAAGTGATAACATAAAGTTTAAACCCGCAGCATTGGCAA encodes:
- a CDS encoding PorP/SprF family type IX secretion system membrane protein; amino-acid sequence: MKIRYSILLILCIISGINAQQDPQYTQYMYNTMTVNPAYAGSNGHSIINLLGRTQWVGVDGAPDSQTLSYDTPLGYSGVGLGINLTNDRIGPSNELYLDINGSYTIRTSEEGNLSLGLKLGGRNLNIDWNKGRIKNTGDKKVQTNINKFLPTIGAGLYYYTNNWYLGAAIPNFINTDHYDDTVNGGDIAKERKHLFFIAGYVFDLSDNIKFKPAALAKAVKGAPLSVDVSANFMFNEKFTGGLAWRWDDSISALLGFQVNKSLYLGFAYDLTSSNYSNYNSGTYEAMLRYEILKEQAIKSPRFF